Proteins from a single region of Butyrivibrio fibrisolvens:
- a CDS encoding sugar phosphate nucleotidyltransferase has product MHIVLLSGGSGKRLWPLSNDVRSKQFIKMFHGTEDGELESMVQRVFRQIKTADPSADVTIATSKRQVSAIRNQLGDKVSICVEPTRRDTFPAIALAASFLHDTKNVGDDEAVIVCPVDPYVDQDYFQCFHELEKMVKEGSYNLNLMGVVPTYPSEKYGYIIPKEESLISEVKEFKEKPDLETAKTYLEQGALWNCGVFAFRLGYLMDKAHELLEFTDYHDLNAHYENARKISFDYAVVEHETSIGVVRYKGEWKDIGSWNTFAEEMPDRIIGNAQMDETSNNSNIVNELNIPILGMGLNNMIIAASNDGILISDKTQSSYIKPFVEKMHQDIRYAEKSWGSFTVIDVQEDAMTIRVELLPGHKLNYHSHEHRDEVWTVMSGTGVVIIDGKRRDVSAGDVVRLPKGSKHSVIASTHMQIIEVQIGEEISVEDKTKYPFPEF; this is encoded by the coding sequence ATGCATATAGTTTTACTTTCAGGTGGTAGTGGAAAGCGCCTTTGGCCGCTTTCCAATGATGTTAGAAGTAAGCAGTTCATCAAGATGTTTCATGGAACTGAGGACGGTGAACTCGAGTCAATGGTGCAGAGAGTTTTTCGCCAGATCAAGACGGCTGATCCATCAGCGGATGTAACAATAGCTACAAGTAAAAGGCAGGTATCTGCTATTCGCAATCAGCTTGGAGATAAGGTTTCAATCTGCGTTGAGCCTACAAGAAGAGATACGTTCCCTGCTATAGCGCTTGCAGCATCGTTCCTTCATGATACCAAGAATGTTGGCGATGATGAAGCTGTAATTGTATGTCCTGTTGACCCTTATGTTGATCAGGATTATTTTCAGTGCTTCCACGAGCTCGAGAAGATGGTTAAAGAGGGCTCTTATAACCTTAACCTTATGGGCGTTGTACCAACATATCCCAGTGAGAAATATGGATATATAATCCCTAAGGAAGAAAGTCTTATAAGTGAAGTTAAAGAGTTTAAGGAAAAGCCTGATCTTGAAACAGCTAAGACTTACCTTGAACAGGGTGCGCTGTGGAACTGCGGAGTCTTTGCTTTCAGACTTGGATATCTTATGGATAAGGCTCATGAGCTTCTTGAGTTTACAGACTATCATGATCTTAATGCTCACTATGAGAATGCTCGTAAGATAAGCTTTGACTATGCTGTTGTTGAGCATGAGACATCAATAGGCGTTGTTCGCTATAAGGGTGAATGGAAGGATATAGGTTCCTGGAATACATTTGCAGAAGAGATGCCTGATCGCATCATTGGCAATGCTCAGATGGACGAGACATCTAATAACAGCAATATTGTTAATGAGCTTAATATTCCTATCCTTGGAATGGGTCTTAACAATATGATCATAGCTGCATCTAACGATGGAATCCTTATTTCAGATAAGACACAGTCAAGCTATATTAAACCTTTTGTTGAGAAGATGCACCAGGATATCCGTTATGCTGAGAAGTCCTGGGGAAGCTTTACTGTAATTGATGTTCAGGAAGATGCTATGACTATAAGAGTAGAACTCCTTCCAGGACATAAGCTTAATTATCATAGTCATGAACATCGTGATGAAGTATGGACAGTTATGTCAGGTACAGGTGTTGTTATAATCGATGGTAAGCGCCGCGACGTATCAGCTGGAGACGTTGTAAGACTTCCAAAGGGAAGTAAGCATAGCGTAATTGCTTCAACTCATATGCAGATCATAGAGGTTCAGATTGGCGAAGAGATAAGCGTAGAAGATAAGACCAAATACCCATTTCCTGAATTTTAA
- the pseC gene encoding UDP-4-amino-4,6-dideoxy-N-acetyl-beta-L-altrosamine transaminase, whose amino-acid sequence MEKLAIDGGTPVRANKLFYGRQWVTEEDAEEVKKTLLSDYITCGPKVDEAEKMLCEYTGAKYAVVVTNCTAALHLAAAVAGIGKGDELITTPLTFMASANCALYCGGKPVFADINPDTYNIDPASIEAHITPNTKAVVAVDFTGQVVEADRIREICDKHNLVFIEDAAHSIGSSYKGRMVGSIADMTCLSFHPVKTVTCGEGGAVLTNNKEYYEKLLLLRSHGMEHDESKMLEGPHEGIWYYEQQMLGFNYRMTDIQASLLCSQLRKIDSFVARRKEIVKKYDEAFKDIPEIIVQKNIPESDTSRHLYIIQLDLDKLNCTRRQFFDAMSAENVQCQVHYVPVYWFPYYKSLGYEKGLCPNAEKVYKGIMSIPLYPRLTDSDVDDVIHAVKKIVENYRK is encoded by the coding sequence ATGGAAAAATTAGCTATAGATGGCGGAACTCCGGTCCGCGCAAATAAACTCTTTTATGGCCGTCAGTGGGTAACGGAAGAAGATGCTGAAGAAGTTAAGAAAACCCTTCTTAGTGACTATATCACATGCGGCCCTAAGGTAGATGAAGCAGAAAAGATGCTCTGCGAGTATACAGGAGCAAAATATGCTGTAGTTGTAACTAACTGTACCGCAGCACTTCACCTTGCAGCTGCTGTTGCTGGTATAGGTAAGGGTGATGAACTTATAACCACTCCCCTTACATTCATGGCAAGTGCCAACTGTGCTCTCTACTGCGGCGGAAAACCTGTATTTGCAGATATCAACCCTGATACCTACAACATAGATCCCGCTTCCATAGAAGCACATATCACACCTAATACTAAGGCTGTAGTAGCAGTAGACTTCACAGGTCAGGTTGTAGAAGCAGACAGAATAAGAGAAATCTGTGACAAGCATAATCTTGTATTCATCGAAGATGCTGCACACTCTATCGGCTCAAGTTATAAAGGTCGCATGGTCGGATCAATTGCAGATATGACATGCCTGTCCTTCCATCCGGTTAAAACTGTAACCTGCGGAGAAGGCGGTGCTGTTCTTACAAACAATAAAGAATATTATGAAAAGCTTTTACTCCTTCGTTCTCACGGTATGGAACATGATGAAAGCAAAATGCTTGAAGGCCCTCATGAAGGCATATGGTACTACGAGCAGCAGATGCTTGGCTTTAACTATCGAATGACAGATATTCAGGCATCTCTTCTTTGCAGCCAGCTTAGAAAGATTGATTCATTTGTTGCAAGACGTAAGGAAATAGTTAAGAAGTACGATGAAGCCTTTAAGGATATCCCTGAGATAATCGTTCAGAAGAACATTCCTGAATCAGATACATCCAGACATCTGTATATCATACAGCTTGACCTTGATAAATTGAACTGCACAAGAAGACAGTTCTTTGATGCCATGAGTGCTGAGAATGTTCAGTGTCAGGTTCACTATGTTCCTGTATACTGGTTCCCATACTATAAGAGCCTTGGTTACGAAAAAGGCCTGTGTCCTAATGCAGAAAAAGTATACAAGGGAATCATGAGCATACCGCTCTATCCAAGACTTACAGATAGCGATGTAGATGATGTAATACATGCTGTTAAAAAGATAGTTGAAAATTACAGAAAATAA
- a CDS encoding glycosyltransferase family 4 protein, protein MSKDTQKIKVLMIGPDRSVQGGVSGVVNNLYDTGLDRKITLRYIGTMVDGSKFKKLLKAIQAYIKVSICIKDYDILHVNVAADASYYRKSLFMKLALKHNKKLVIHQHGGDINRFYGNDLKGSKRDEMVRLFNACDKFIVLTKAQYDFFRHIVDKEKLCMLPNTIKIPDYDISTKDYSNRNILFLGRICKDKGINELLEAVNNLKDKYPDLHLTLAGRFEEPEFREKIAADSKHISAPGWITGSDKEELLKSHSIFILPSYFEGMPLSPIESMAYGCATIVTKVGGMQYMLEDQKEGLMIQSKSATAIENALDQVLSNENYRKQLGHAGRILSEKKYNINKTVDDLVSIYSSVI, encoded by the coding sequence TTGAGCAAAGACACCCAAAAAATAAAAGTTCTTATGATCGGGCCCGACCGCAGTGTTCAAGGCGGAGTATCAGGCGTTGTCAACAACCTGTATGATACAGGTCTTGATCGAAAGATCACTCTTCGCTATATAGGTACTATGGTTGATGGCAGTAAATTTAAAAAGCTTCTTAAAGCCATCCAGGCTTATATTAAAGTCAGTATATGCATAAAAGACTATGATATACTCCATGTCAATGTTGCTGCTGATGCCAGTTACTATCGTAAATCCCTGTTCATGAAGCTTGCTTTAAAGCACAATAAAAAGCTTGTGATACATCAGCATGGCGGCGATATAAACAGATTTTATGGAAATGATCTTAAGGGATCAAAAAGAGATGAAATGGTAAGGCTGTTTAATGCCTGTGATAAATTCATCGTTCTTACAAAAGCGCAGTACGATTTCTTCCGTCATATAGTAGATAAAGAAAAGCTCTGCATGCTTCCAAATACAATTAAGATTCCTGATTACGATATTAGTACCAAAGACTATTCAAACAGGAACATCCTGTTCCTTGGAAGAATATGTAAGGATAAAGGTATAAACGAGCTTCTGGAAGCTGTTAACAACCTAAAAGACAAGTATCCTGATCTTCACCTTACTCTTGCAGGCCGCTTCGAAGAACCGGAATTCAGAGAAAAGATTGCTGCTGATTCCAAGCACATATCAGCACCGGGTTGGATCACAGGATCCGATAAGGAAGAGCTCTTAAAAAGTCACTCCATATTTATCCTTCCGTCCTACTTTGAAGGAATGCCACTGTCTCCAATTGAATCAATGGCTTATGGCTGTGCGACCATCGTGACTAAAGTTGGTGGTATGCAATATATGCTGGAAGACCAAAAAGAAGGACTTATGATCCAAAGTAAAAGCGCCACAGCTATAGAAAACGCTTTAGACCAGGTCCTTTCAAATGAAAACTACAGAAAACAATTAGGGCATGCAGGACGTATCCTTTCAGAGAAAAAATATAATATAAATAAAACTGTAGATGACCTCGTTTCAATCTATTCGTCTGTAATATAA
- a CDS encoding glycosyltransferase, whose translation MKFSIIIPVKEINDYIRTAMPHYKNMEFDDYEILIFPDHVDDAVANEDVFKALGDKVRIIPSGETGPAEKRDMALEYAKGEYIAFIDDDAYPAAQWLTKAYELLQGSDVGAVGGPAVTAPEDDIWQQASGKTYESKLCSAGYTYRYIPEPRRDVDDLPSVNLIVKADLFKKIGGYDSNYYPGEDTKLCLDIVNTGHRIIYDPEILVYHHRRRMFKAHLKQATNYAKHRGYFAKVLPQTSRKFAYFVPSLFVLGLILGPILAIFFPFIWYIYGGVLALYFVLLALSIHKPGSFSVWILTMAGIFTTHVGYGIRFVQGLLSKELLR comes from the coding sequence ATGAAGTTTTCGATTATTATACCTGTTAAAGAGATAAACGATTATATCCGCACAGCCATGCCTCATTACAAGAACATGGAATTTGATGATTATGAGATACTTATATTCCCTGATCATGTAGATGATGCGGTTGCTAATGAAGATGTTTTTAAAGCACTTGGCGATAAAGTGAGGATCATACCAAGCGGAGAGACTGGACCTGCTGAGAAGAGAGATATGGCGCTTGAGTATGCTAAGGGTGAGTATATTGCTTTTATAGATGATGATGCATATCCTGCAGCTCAGTGGCTTACAAAGGCATATGAGCTTCTTCAGGGAAGTGATGTTGGCGCTGTTGGAGGCCCTGCCGTGACTGCTCCTGAAGATGATATATGGCAGCAGGCATCAGGTAAGACATATGAGTCTAAGCTTTGCAGTGCAGGATATACATACCGATATATTCCTGAGCCCAGAAGAGATGTTGATGATCTTCCCAGTGTTAACCTTATCGTAAAGGCTGATCTGTTCAAAAAGATTGGCGGTTATGATTCAAACTATTATCCCGGTGAAGACACAAAGCTTTGCCTTGATATTGTTAATACAGGTCATAGGATAATTTACGATCCGGAGATCCTCGTATATCACCATCGCAGAAGGATGTTTAAGGCTCACCTTAAGCAGGCTACTAATTATGCTAAGCATAGAGGATATTTTGCCAAGGTGCTTCCACAGACATCAAGAAAATTTGCTTACTTTGTTCCAAGCCTTTTTGTTCTTGGACTTATACTTGGACCGATCCTTGCGATATTCTTTCCATTTATCTGGTATATATATGGCGGAGTATTGGCTTTATACTTTGTACTGCTTGCTCTTAGTATTCATAAACCGGGAAGTTTTAGCGTATGGATACTGACAATGGCCGGCATATTTACAACCCACGTTGGATATGGCATACGCTTTGTTCAGGGATTGTTGTCTAAAGAACTTTTAAGGTAA
- a CDS encoding DUF6020 family protein, translating to MKTDRTKKLIFAIISIIVVCAINASVVMVTGVETENSLLEFVSKFSFSVSTVNIVDVVSCFGIYALLTYAFGDDKFKLVIPELISAVLLSFLYIWCFSYKLTQDTSALFDNPFQTYITIFRFLGYTVLFYAAIESFFKFLGSVNIKENNTSCKDVFIISSVVIFLGWLFWIVMAFPGTVACDGVTQLGQYYFDSVSAHHPPLSTWIMGVLFDIGKGITKNPRYGVFLYLFVQAIVGAVIIGYSIYTMARIGFGRIVCYAIAVFFAIIPIFGMFAQWYEKDLFYGLFTLLFLTKLITMCLDTENVSIKDCIILTVEGLLCVFLRNNGIYAVIPVMIVMAFLMKKKLIRRLLWGCSAFVIVVSIIVNGPVFNSMGIEKVNIREALSVPMQQSARYVKEYGGEVTEEEMAVLGTFFNDYYNLPEIYEPFCADSVKNTVFVQKENLGKYFLTWFKMGLKHPGVYFDAFMCLNYGYLSPIEQNAEANGDMPNQDMENVMSQLIEMGVDGSQDLDNIQILKSIIYVNMVFPLIRYLSMPGAYMWLTIILIAFFIRIRSRKGYVILIPNIINLLVCLASPLCNGMRYQLPVILSMPIMIAVTIYLINNSEKQK from the coding sequence GTGAAGACAGATAGAACGAAAAAGCTGATATTTGCGATCATTTCGATAATTGTTGTTTGTGCAATTAATGCATCTGTAGTAATGGTAACGGGTGTAGAGACAGAAAATTCGCTTCTGGAATTTGTAAGTAAGTTTTCATTTTCTGTTTCAACTGTAAATATAGTCGATGTAGTATCATGCTTTGGTATATACGCACTTCTCACATATGCATTTGGTGATGATAAGTTTAAATTAGTAATACCTGAGCTGATAAGCGCTGTTTTACTGTCATTTCTTTATATATGGTGTTTTAGCTATAAGCTGACACAGGATACATCAGCTCTTTTTGATAATCCGTTTCAGACATATATAACTATTTTCAGATTCTTGGGATATACAGTTTTATTTTATGCCGCTATAGAGAGCTTTTTCAAATTCCTTGGATCGGTGAATATCAAAGAAAATAATACGTCTTGTAAAGATGTCTTTATTATATCTTCTGTTGTTATATTCCTTGGTTGGCTGTTTTGGATCGTTATGGCATTTCCGGGAACAGTTGCCTGTGATGGAGTAACACAGCTTGGTCAGTACTATTTTGATTCTGTGTCAGCACATCATCCTCCTCTTTCAACCTGGATAATGGGAGTATTGTTTGATATTGGAAAGGGGATAACTAAGAATCCAAGATACGGTGTATTTCTTTATCTGTTCGTACAGGCTATAGTGGGTGCAGTCATTATAGGATATAGTATTTACACAATGGCTAGAATTGGTTTTGGCAGGATTGTTTGCTATGCTATAGCTGTGTTCTTTGCAATAATCCCCATTTTTGGAATGTTTGCGCAGTGGTATGAAAAGGATCTTTTCTATGGCCTTTTTACACTTCTGTTTTTGACAAAGCTGATCACTATGTGTCTGGATACAGAAAATGTTTCAATTAAAGATTGCATTATATTGACAGTGGAAGGCCTTCTCTGTGTATTCCTGAGAAATAATGGAATTTATGCTGTGATCCCGGTAATGATAGTAATGGCTTTCTTGATGAAGAAGAAACTTATACGCAGGTTACTATGGGGATGTTCAGCATTTGTAATAGTAGTATCTATCATTGTGAATGGCCCTGTGTTCAATTCTATGGGAATAGAAAAGGTTAATATCAGAGAAGCCCTTAGTGTTCCGATGCAGCAGTCTGCAAGATATGTTAAAGAATATGGCGGTGAAGTAACCGAAGAAGAGATGGCGGTTTTGGGAACCTTTTTTAACGATTATTATAATCTACCTGAAATATACGAGCCATTCTGTGCTGACTCAGTAAAGAATACTGTATTTGTCCAGAAAGAAAACCTTGGTAAGTATTTTCTTACATGGTTTAAAATGGGACTTAAGCATCCGGGAGTATATTTTGACGCCTTTATGTGTCTGAATTACGGATATCTGTCTCCTATAGAGCAGAATGCTGAAGCGAACGGAGATATGCCCAATCAGGATATGGAGAATGTTATGTCTCAGCTGATCGAAATGGGAGTAGATGGAAGCCAGGATTTAGATAATATTCAGATATTGAAGAGTATTATTTATGTAAATATGGTATTTCCATTGATCAGATATCTTTCCATGCCAGGTGCTTATATGTGGCTGACCATTATACTTATAGCGTTCTTCATAAGGATTAGAAGCCGTAAAGGGTATGTGATACTGATACCGAACATTATAAACCTATTAGTATGCCTAGCATCTCCTTTATGTAATGGTATGAGGTATCAGCTTCCGGTAATACTGTCAATGCCAATAATGATCGCTGTTACTATATATTTAATTAATAATAGTGAAAAACAAAAATAA
- a CDS encoding glycosyltransferase family 4 protein, whose translation MRILLVRPWPYKLNIDSYNVQEIGLSRALVKRGHSCGIVLYLEEGESYTEEYEQGITIYYLRGRNFFKNGLFGKELKNIIDGYDIIQVHEYDQIQSWKIYSHIHDKKVVIYHGPYFDKFNKGYNLKCSVFDSMFLSFSHRAKDEVTCLTKSPLAADFLKSKGFKNVTSVGVGLDTKPFEGDGIDDISDQMPGDKVNIIYVGKLEERRNTPFLFDLMQRILDSVPEAFCTVVGSGDKEYVEALQDKISALKDTGRFLYIEKAPQKALAQAYKKADIMLFPSNYEIFGMVLLEAMFFENAVISSVNGGSSELISDGDNGIICNSFSTDEWLDKVTELVKDKDKLYSIKANASKTIHDSYTWDSIAEKFEQAYCLENM comes from the coding sequence ATGAGAATTCTTTTAGTAAGGCCTTGGCCATATAAACTTAATATCGATAGTTACAACGTTCAGGAGATAGGCTTGTCACGAGCTTTAGTTAAGCGAGGGCATAGCTGTGGCATAGTCCTTTATCTTGAAGAAGGAGAGAGCTATACGGAAGAATATGAGCAGGGGATTACTATCTATTATTTGCGCGGCCGTAATTTCTTCAAGAATGGCCTGTTTGGCAAAGAACTTAAAAATATTATTGATGGATATGATATTATTCAGGTTCATGAATATGACCAGATTCAGAGCTGGAAGATATATTCTCATATTCATGATAAAAAGGTAGTTATATATCATGGACCTTATTTTGATAAGTTCAATAAGGGATATAACTTAAAGTGCTCGGTATTTGATTCTATGTTCCTTTCGTTTAGCCATAGGGCTAAGGATGAAGTGACCTGTCTTACCAAGAGTCCCCTTGCAGCGGATTTTTTAAAGTCGAAAGGTTTTAAGAATGTCACAAGTGTTGGTGTGGGACTTGATACAAAGCCTTTTGAAGGTGATGGAATAGACGATATATCGGATCAGATGCCTGGTGATAAGGTTAACATTATCTATGTTGGTAAGCTTGAAGAAAGGCGTAATACGCCGTTTCTTTTTGATCTTATGCAACGGATCCTTGATTCTGTTCCTGAAGCTTTCTGTACAGTAGTAGGTTCTGGAGACAAAGAATATGTTGAAGCGCTGCAGGATAAGATAAGTGCTTTAAAGGATACTGGAAGATTTCTATATATCGAGAAGGCGCCGCAGAAGGCCCTTGCACAGGCTTATAAAAAGGCTGATATCATGCTCTTTCCATCTAATTATGAGATATTTGGAATGGTTCTTCTTGAGGCAATGTTCTTTGAAAATGCAGTTATTAGCAGTGTGAATGGTGGATCATCAGAGCTTATATCAGATGGAGATAATGGAATTATCTGTAATTCATTTTCTACAGATGAATGGCTTGATAAAGTTACAGAACTTGTCAAAGACAAAGATAAGCTTTATTCTATAAAAGCTAATGCTTCTAAGACGATACATGATTCATATACTTGGGATAGTATAGCAGAGAAGTTTGAACAGGCGTATTGCTTGGAAAATATGTAG
- a CDS encoding glycosyltransferase family 39 protein, with protein MNSKSGIEKFITNPSRTQLIIYIAAMIVISRAAFFLLYVWHLDGSTFQGFLESINIWDSNYYKMIVTDGYPESATAQSSWAFFPLYPLTVRLVTKLTGMNIDLAGFLISNICCFVSCIYSYLYIMETRKNAEEALFYLTLMVMGVCGFYESIMYTEAMYLMFLSMCFYYMEKDSYLVMGVCGALMTATRNTGVFFVFAILFYWIHKIQAKSFKEFVIRTFSNSRLVLGTMMVPLGMFLFMYHLWNLTGDPLAFVHIQKAFMQDTKPGMFNVFARAVDLYGGQLWFWGYVIGLLLILVMLCTLKKNSERVWGIINWIIPFQRGMGCQQRYLHIDIVTELCFSDWCMKLKRRWRIAILVLMALAELVLMIMWLDRNGFLV; from the coding sequence ATGAATTCAAAATCAGGAATTGAAAAGTTCATCACAAATCCTTCCAGAACACAGTTAATAATATATATAGCGGCAATGATAGTAATATCACGTGCCGCCTTTTTTCTGTTGTATGTATGGCATTTGGATGGAAGCACATTTCAGGGATTCCTTGAAAGTATTAATATTTGGGATAGTAACTATTATAAGATGATCGTGACAGATGGATATCCCGAATCTGCAACGGCACAGTCAAGTTGGGCATTTTTTCCTTTATATCCTCTTACTGTAAGACTTGTAACTAAGCTTACAGGCATGAATATTGATCTTGCAGGATTTCTGATAAGCAATATCTGTTGTTTTGTTTCTTGTATATATTCGTATCTTTATATCATGGAGACAAGAAAGAATGCAGAAGAGGCTCTTTTTTATCTTACACTGATGGTAATGGGAGTGTGCGGCTTCTATGAGAGTATAATGTATACAGAAGCCATGTATCTGATGTTCTTATCAATGTGTTTCTATTATATGGAGAAAGATTCATATTTGGTAATGGGAGTATGCGGAGCATTAATGACAGCTACTCGTAATACTGGAGTATTTTTTGTATTTGCTATTCTTTTCTACTGGATACATAAGATTCAGGCAAAATCTTTCAAGGAGTTTGTGATACGGACTTTTTCAAATTCTAGACTTGTACTTGGAACTATGATGGTTCCTTTGGGAATGTTTTTATTCATGTATCATTTATGGAATCTTACAGGTGATCCACTTGCATTTGTTCACATACAAAAAGCTTTTATGCAGGATACAAAGCCGGGTATGTTTAATGTATTTGCAAGAGCCGTTGATTTATACGGAGGACAGCTTTGGTTCTGGGGATATGTTATAGGATTACTCTTGATACTCGTAATGCTGTGTACTCTTAAGAAGAATTCAGAGCGTGTATGGGGAATCATTAATTGGATAATCCCATTCCAAAGAGGAATGGGATGTCAGCAGAGATATCTCCATATCGATATTGTTACGGAACTTTGCTTTTCAGATTGGTGTATGAAGCTTAAACGTAGGTGGCGAATTGCAATATTGGTTCTGATGGCGCTTGCAGAACTTGTGCTTATGATAATGTGGCTTGATAGGAACGGATTTTTGGTATGA
- a CDS encoding glycosyltransferase family 2 protein encodes MKKISIVVPCYNEENSIEALYKVITDMFHDQLSSYDYELILADDFSKDRTREIIARMCKEDKHVKAVFNMANFGFSRNVFSALQEMTGDAAFLVFGDMQDPPQLLPEFIKKWEAGCKVVIGQKTASDENKFMTFMRKRYYGLIRMLSERPQIEEFNGYGLYDKKFIDILRDIDDVQPYLKTVVSEYAPNHGVVYYHHQKSVRGKSNFNFYKNYDFAMEGITSSTKKLLRIATFLGAGLGLFSIIYSIYVFVMKLISPDSFPAGTASIMIGVYIIGSAQLFFIGVLGEYMLSVNLRTMKKPRVVVDKRLNFDDHEDVLN; translated from the coding sequence ATGAAAAAAATAAGTATTGTTGTACCTTGCTACAACGAAGAAAATAGCATAGAGGCGCTTTATAAGGTGATAACTGACATGTTTCATGATCAGTTATCTTCTTATGACTATGAACTGATCCTTGCGGATGACTTTTCAAAAGACAGAACGAGAGAAATTATTGCTCGCATGTGCAAGGAAGATAAGCATGTTAAGGCTGTTTTTAATATGGCCAATTTTGGATTTTCCAGAAATGTCTTCTCAGCACTTCAGGAGATGACAGGCGATGCTGCATTTTTGGTTTTTGGTGATATGCAGGATCCGCCACAGCTTCTTCCAGAGTTCATAAAGAAGTGGGAAGCCGGATGCAAAGTTGTTATAGGCCAGAAGACTGCAAGCGATGAGAATAAGTTTATGACTTTTATGCGTAAGCGCTATTATGGTCTTATCCGCATGCTATCTGAAAGACCTCAGATTGAAGAGTTCAATGGCTATGGTCTGTATGATAAGAAATTCATAGATATATTGAGAGATATTGATGATGTTCAGCCATATCTTAAAACAGTTGTTTCTGAATATGCACCTAATCATGGAGTAGTATATTATCATCATCAGAAATCTGTCAGAGGAAAGTCAAACTTTAATTTTTACAAGAACTATGACTTTGCTATGGAGGGCATAACTTCTTCTACCAAGAAGCTGCTTCGTATAGCGACTTTCCTTGGAGCTGGTTTGGGTCTGTTTAGTATCATATACTCTATCTATGTATTTGTAATGAAGCTGATATCACCCGATTCATTTCCTGCCGGAACGGCATCCATAATGATAGGTGTGTATATCATTGGCTCTGCACAGCTCTTCTTTATAGGTGTTCTTGGCGAATATATGCTTAGCGTAAATCTTAGAACTATGAAGAAACCAAGAGTAGTTGTTGATAAGAGACTTAATTTTGATGATCACGAAGATGTTTTGAATTAA